From the Bacillota bacterium genome, the window TGCAAATGCGGACCTGTGGAGAAACCGGTAGAACCAACTTCACCTATAATTTGTCCTTTAATTAAATCATCACCTTCTTTAACCGCTATGCTGTCCATATGGTAGTTCCAGCTTATTATTCCATAGCCATGATCTATAAGAACAGTATTTCCTGTAAGAATTAAATGTCTTGCAAGTATAACTTTGCCAGAATTTGTTGCTTTAACAGGTGTTCCTATATCTGCGGCAATATCAATACCACTATGCCTGTATGAAGTTGGAGCATTGTTTACAAATCTTCTCATGCCAAACTCGGTGGTGATTCTTCCTTCAACAGGTTTTAGAAAAACGCCGTCCCACATTTTAACAGGAGTATCAGTTTTTCTTACAGCTCCTATATATTTGTTGTATTCTTCATAAGCAGCATCGTTCCGTGTAGATTGATCCACCTCTTCTGAAATGGTAAGATATTGAATTGGAAATTCTTTAGGTAAGACGCTGATAGTTATCTCGTAAGATTCCTTCTTATTTATCAAGTTGACGTTTTCTGCAGTTAGCGAAACAATATAGTCGGAAGGTTTTAAATCATAGCTTAGGGGAAGAATAGCAAATTTGCCATGTTCATATTTATAAAAAGGCAAATCTGATTTTGCCAAATCAGATTTTAAAAATATATCTTCATCTTCGTTTGCATATTTTGCAAAAATTGTTAATAACTCCCCAGGAAAAGTCTGAGAAGAAGAAACCTCAAACTCAATTGGAACATCATTAACAAAAGCAAAT encodes:
- a CDS encoding M23 family metallopeptidase is translated as MRKFIIICIISVCTISMFLFINVNNVNRDEEFYTSTIPPDIELTDGTHSVKGSIKTGNWYYRGKNNKFYPFPDDNAIISENKDVLYNLDDKPEVLFYNGNLILKCSHNPDKLNLQIFKKNNLIFQEDSIVLENGLSESECPLSGYSIFQPKEEGELLYKITAFWYESGSADRGFYGEAIYEFAFVNDVPIEFEVSSSQTFPGELLTIFAKYANEDEDIFLKSDLAKSDLPFYKYEHGKFAILPLSYDLKPSDYIVSLTAENVNLINKKESYEITISVLPKEFPIQYLTISEEVDQSTRNDAAYEEYNKYIGAVRKTDTPVKMWDGVFLKPVEGRITTEFGMRRFVNNAPTSYRHSGIDIAADIGTPVKATNSGKVILARHLILTGNTVLIDHGYGIISWNYHMDSIAVKEGDDLIKGQIIGEVGSTGFSTGPHLHFAISVHDVFTNPWTLFEQEPVLFK